A region of Etheostoma cragini isolate CJK2018 chromosome 2, CSU_Ecrag_1.0, whole genome shotgun sequence DNA encodes the following proteins:
- the serping1 gene encoding plasma protease C1 inhibitor encodes MKLQATLCVLLSLIFELSSCEHLRVVPGSTLELPCLSFHTDFSEVDITWKFNGKDVSLSDQSPGSSRVKQNGWYLSISPVTAANEGEYTCVMKENNVEMIRTFNIRVDASVRYTIKVIEGNTAPLPCYFPPSSHVKADALWFKETGSNMRTWLDPEDDNKRVELLYPLDHDQTSIIRNTVMEDAGLYICSSEGESLSSVYVIVEVAPTEVPHSCIGYTAAWEPCQDENSRTGEPILQESITEFSMKLYSFLRESQPSNNLLFSPISIGGILSHLLLGARGHTRKAIERAVCVPHDFHCVHLQMKKLREKLAGSLQMASQIYYNPQKNLSESFTNQSIQFYDAQPTRLLETSKENTDMINSWVANKTNNKIKHLVDSVSPSTQLMLLNAVSFSGQWKVKYDLKFKKGPFTKLDGDLVTVPLLYHQNYMAAMTHDVELKAQVARFALTGDSSLYILLPRSNKVTDLQQVEERMTDTAVLNMIEKVKRISPQPIEVTLPQIKLDIQPDMNILMRKLGLSSLFEDANLCGLYSEERLVLNEARHRAFLALTEQGVEAGAVTSVSFSRSFPSFSALRPFIMLLWSDHANVPLFIGRVTEP; translated from the exons ATGAAACTACAGGCTACACTTTGTGTCTTGCTGTCGCTGATTTTTGAG CTTTCTTCATGTGAACATCTCCGAGTGGTCCCTGGTTCCACTCTGGAGCTGCCATGTCTCTCATTTCATACTGACTTCTCTGAAGTGGACATCACCTGGAAATTTAATG GTAAAGATGTAAGTCTCAGTGATCAGTCCCCTGGCTCGTCTAGAGTTAAACAGAACGGCTGGTATCTCTCTATATCCCCTGTTACTGCTGCCAATGAAGGAGAGTACACATGTgtgatgaaagaaaataatgtagAGATGATAAGGACATTCAACATTAGAGTTGATG CATCCGTTAGATACACCATTAAGGTAATTGAAGGTAATACGGCTCCCCTCCCATGCTATTTCCCACCTTCCAGCCACGTAAAGGCGGATGCACTTTGGTTCAAAGAGACGGGTTCTAACATGAGGACATGGCTAGATCCTGAAGATGATAATAAGAGAGTGGAGCTGCTTTATCCACTTGACCATGATCAGACCAGCATAATCAGAAACACTGTCATGGAGGATGCTGGACTTTACATATGTTCTTCTGAGGGGGAGTCACTGAGCTCTGTATATGTCATTGTTGAAG TTGCTCCTACTGAGGTTCCTCACTCGTGCATCGGCTACACAGCAGCATGGGAGCCTTGCCAGGATGAGAACAGTCGCACGGGGGAACCCATTTTACAGGAATCCATCACAGAGTTTTCCATGAAGCTGTATTCTTTCCTCAGAGAATCCCAACCCTCCAACAACTTGCTCTTCTCTCCTATCAGTATTGGCGGGATACTGTCTCATTTGTTGTTAG GTGCAAGGGGTCACACTCGTAAAGCCATTGAAAGGGCGGTCTGTGTGCCTCATGACTTCCACTGTGTTCACCTGCAGATGAAGAAGCTGAGAGAGAAGTTGGCCGGCTCCTTGCAGATGGCTTCTCAGATCTACTATAACCCAC AAAAGAATCTGAGCGAGTCCTTTACTAACCAGTCCATTCAGTTCTATGACGCGCAGCCCACCAGGCTGCTGGAAACCAGCAAGGAGAACACAGACATGATCAACAGCTGGGTGGCTAATAAAACtaacaataaaatcaaacatttggTTGACTCCGTATCACCCAGTACACAGCTGATGCTGCTCAACGCTGTCTCCTTCAGTG GTCAGTGGAAGGTTAAGTATGATTTGAAATTCAAGAAAGGACCTTTCACAAAACTGGACGGTGATCTAGTGACTGTGCCGCTCCTTTATCACCAGAACTACATGGCAGCTATGACACATGATGTTGAGCTAAAGGCGCAG GTGGCGAGGTTTGCTCTGACAGGGGACAGCAGTCTTTACATTTTGCTGCCTCGCTCCAACAAAGTGACTGACCTACAGCAGGTGGAGGAGAGGATGACGGACACAGCTGTGCTTAACATGatagaaaaagtgaaaagaattTCTCCTCAGCCTATCGAGGTCACTCTGCCCCAAATCAAGCTGGATATCCAGCCGGACATGAACATACTTATGAGGAAATTAG GACTGTCGTCACTCTTTGAGGATGCTAACCTGTGTGGTCTCTACTCTGAAGAGAGGTTGGTTCTGAATGAAGCCAGACACAGAGCATTCCTCGCACTGACTGAACAAGGAGTTGAGGCCGGGGCCGTCACATCTGTCTCATTCTCTCGCTCCTTCCCTTCCTTCTCCGCCCTGAGGCCTTTCATCATGCTGCTGTGGAGTGACCACGCAAACGTGCCACTCTTTATTGGCAGAGTGACTGAGCCATGA
- the tmem134 gene encoding transmembrane protein 134, giving the protein MATQFSIDDAFVLEGDEEGAVSDGETEGWKGRDKDREGGEMAFGPLSFSKPQSHPSPAAAAGSPEHSNLKYQNLENEDALGSHANSSFNNFFKISDPATLSYCSSQWSFSTLSSVTQLSAHCCGWVSHPLVKKNRRVVLASFLLLITGVALIFTGVIIQLNPNAGVSSAIFFVPGFLLFIPGVYHVIYISCAVRGRRGFKLFYLPYFEK; this is encoded by the exons ATGGCAACGCAGTTTAGTATCGATGATGCCTTTGTACTGGAGGGAGATGAGGAGGGAGCTGTTTCTGATGGGGAGACGGAGGGATGGAAGGGCAGAGACAAggacagagaaggaggagagatggCATTTggtcctctgtctttctccaaaCCTCAGAGTCATCCCtcaccagctgctgctgctggctccCCAGAACACAGTAACCTAAAGTATCAG aaTCTGGAAAATGAAGACGCCTTGGGCAGCCATGCCAATTCCTCTttcaataacttttttaaaatcaG TGACCCCGCAACCCTGTCTTACTGCAGCTCCCAGTGGTCCTTCAGCACCTTGAGTTCTGTCACACAGCTTTCTGCACACTGCTGCGG gtgGGTGTCCCATCCGCTggtgaagaaaaacagaagagttGTTCTTGCTTCATTCCTTCTCCTCATCACTGGAGTTG CTCTTATTTTCACAGGTGTTATCATACAGCTGAATCCAAATGCAG GTGTTTCAAGTGCTATATTCTTTGTACCTGGATTTCTTCTCTTCATACCTGGCG TGTACCATGTGATATACATCAGCTGTGCTGTCCGAGGAAGAAGAGGCTTCAAATTGTTCTACCTaccttattttgaaaaatga
- the aip gene encoding AH receptor-interacting protein → MEEEARQLFEEGIIKKLISPGKGELSTFPNGTKVVFHYRTSLCDGTLLDDSRTMGGRSKPMELILGKKFKLAVWERVIITMKQGEIAEFTCDKRHTALYPLVSQSLRNISAGKDPLEGQRHCCGIAQIHSHHSLGHNDLDQLQASPQPLVFTIELQEVLPPGSFQLDVWAMTDQEKLELVPQIHEEGNMLFKQGKIKEATEKYYNGIACLKNLQMKEHPGDEVWVKFDHMITPLLLNFCQCKLLQGQYYEVIEHCSAILLKYEDNVKALYKRGKAHAAVWNEVEARADFNRLLELDPSLGPSVAKELKAMEDKIRIKEKEEKGRYKDLFTYNTTPATATTG, encoded by the exons ATGGAGGAAGAGGCACGCCAGCTTTTCGAGGAAGGAATAATAAAGAAATTGATCAGTCCTGGTAAAGGAGAACTGTCGACCTTTCCAAATGGAACAAAG GTGGTTTTCCACTACCGCACCAGCCTGTGTGATGGCACATTGCTGGATGACTCCAGAACCATGGGGGGCCGCAGCAAACCCATGGAGCTCATCTTGGGCAAGAAGTTTAAACTAGCTGTGTGGGAGAGAGTGATCATCACCATGAAACAAGGCGAAATTGCAGAATTTACCTGTGACAAAAGG CACACAGCTCTGTACCCGCTTGTGTCCCAGTCCCTGAGAAACATCAGTGCTGGTAAGGACCCCCTGGAAGGCCAGAGGCATTGCTGCGGCATTGCCCAGATCCACTCCCACCACTCTTTGGGGCACAACGACCTGGATCAGCTTCAGGCCAGTCCACAGCCTCTTGTCTTCACCATCGAGCTGCAGGAG GTTCTGCCTCCAGGATCGTTCCAGCTTGACGTGTGGGCTATGACAGATCAAGAGAAACTTGAGCTCGTGCCTCAGATCCATGAGGAGGGCAACATGCTTTTCAAACAGGGCAAAATCAAGGAAGCCACAGAGAAGTACTACAATGGCATTGCCTGCCTCAAAAATCTACAGATGAAG GAGCACCCTGGAGACGAAGTATGGGTCAAGTTTGACCATATGATCACACCACTGCTCCTCAACTTCTGCCAGTGCAAGCTACTCCAGGGCCAATACTACGAAGTCATCGAGCACTGCTCAGCCATACTCCTCAAATATGAGG ACAACGTGAAGGCCTTATACAAGCGTGGTAAGGCCCACGCTGCAGTGTGGAATGAGGTCGAAGCACGGGCAGACTTTAATAGGTTGTTGGAGCTGGACCCCTCTCTGGGGCCGTCTGTTGCCAAGGAGCTGAAGGCCATGGAGGACAAGATCCGGATcaaagagaaggaagaaaagggtCGCTACAAAGACCTGTTCACCTACAATACAACACCAGCCACTGCCACTACA GGATGA